In a single window of the Olivibacter sp. SDN3 genome:
- a CDS encoding PLP-dependent aspartate aminotransferase family protein, which yields MKEQSKLVRSQAQRSQNREHSVPLYLTSSFIFDDAEQGRAIFAGEEDGNVYSRYSNPNTNEFIQKVCDMEGAEMGLAFSSGMAAVFASFAALLKSGDHIVACRSIFGSTHQLFTMLFPKWGITTTYVDASTPEKWESAIQENTRMIFIETPSNPGLELIDLEWLGNFKEKYPDIILNVDNCFATPYLQKPIAYGFDLVSHSATKYMDGQGRVLGGIVVGKQVLMDEIMFFIRHTGPAMSPFNAWIISKSLETLPLRMDRHCSNALDVAKKLEEHAEIALVRYPFLPSHPQYELAKKQMKAGGGIVTFIVKGGFDRAKRFLDCLKMILITSNLGDSRSIATHPASTTHSKLTDEERESIGIQPGTIRISVGLEDINDIMDDLLQALENSK from the coding sequence ATGAAAGAACAAAGTAAACTGGTGCGCAGTCAAGCGCAACGATCACAAAACAGAGAACACTCTGTGCCTTTATATTTGACATCAAGTTTTATTTTTGATGACGCTGAACAGGGGCGCGCAATATTTGCGGGCGAGGAGGATGGGAATGTATATTCCCGATATTCCAATCCCAACACCAATGAATTTATACAGAAAGTGTGTGATATGGAAGGCGCAGAAATGGGCCTGGCTTTTTCTTCCGGGATGGCGGCAGTATTTGCCTCTTTTGCTGCACTTTTAAAAAGTGGTGATCATATAGTTGCATGTAGATCAATTTTTGGCTCAACACACCAGCTATTTACCATGCTCTTTCCTAAGTGGGGCATCACGACGACTTATGTTGACGCATCTACACCTGAAAAATGGGAAAGTGCTATTCAGGAAAATACCCGAATGATCTTTATTGAGACGCCGTCCAATCCAGGTCTTGAATTAATAGATTTGGAGTGGTTGGGAAATTTCAAAGAGAAATATCCTGATATTATTCTTAATGTCGATAATTGCTTTGCCACTCCATATCTACAAAAGCCAATTGCCTATGGTTTTGATTTAGTAAGTCACTCTGCTACTAAGTATATGGACGGGCAGGGCCGTGTTTTAGGAGGAATTGTTGTCGGTAAGCAGGTATTGATGGACGAAATCATGTTTTTTATTCGTCATACAGGGCCGGCCATGTCGCCATTTAACGCATGGATAATATCTAAAAGCCTTGAAACACTACCTTTACGCATGGATAGGCATTGCAGTAACGCGTTAGATGTTGCCAAAAAGCTAGAAGAACATGCTGAGATAGCATTGGTACGCTATCCTTTTCTTCCTTCACACCCACAATATGAGTTGGCGAAGAAGCAGATGAAAGCTGGGGGTGGTATTGTTACCTTCATTGTCAAAGGTGGCTTTGATAGAGCGAAACGTTTTCTAGATTGCTTAAAGATGATTTTGATTACCTCTAATCTTGGAGATTCGAGATCAATTGCCACTCATCCGGCATCGACAACGCATTCCAAACTGACGGATGAGGAAAGGGAGAGTATTGGCATTCAGCCTGGTACAATTCGAATTTCTGTTGGACTTGAAGATATTAATGATATCATGGACGATTTGTTACAGGCACTCGAAAATAGTAAATAG